One genomic window of Actinoplanes lobatus includes the following:
- a CDS encoding DUF4011 domain-containing protein — protein sequence MRWDDADGLTGRPDARVRGVLETWRTGLLDLSAINPLIHVDPWGAGVVAIDDPSPRSVLEALQQGRECGFLGVEEQAEGPRPRVTNAFQTHMTDAEMDATLRVLSRRAHRDELEYGMSTLFLAVGTLHWADDQREYASPILLLPVDLVSTGPLDYPRLRARPDDPLVNPALAVRLKRMGVELPAVESLTGLDVTVFWARLDAAISGHQEWHTDEAILLSRFTVHREVVYQDLVDNERQILAHPVVRALATDARAQIDAFKFEPIPGRRIDDVASPDDVPLVLDADAAQRACIAAAMSGRSFVMRGAPGTGKSQTIANMIAGLIFAGKRVLLVSEKAAALDVVKERLAGVGLDDYLLELHSEHSGRDRVATTLAAALDFIPLPPPGLSTDEREELRDHRIRLNAYAEAMNEVREPLGHRLHDVLGMCAQMIDVPPAPVPPALPVPLTTQSLQTVRDAAERIGRAWRPALQGEDFLWREVIDHNRLDARLHQAQTALDHLAGAVGTDPMASAFRPRDLADAIALTTLIGHAARRPAEAADEWLIMDSLEPVARAAENLLHHLEALHQAGEAVRARSGVTWESLPIPGKLPIVPTLVHLDPPAIELLPLTAAQARGLARRFAEEADRLEQHQHSLDRVTARLGLPNVIAFSDIHRVSDIVGLLTRPDKPEPTWFSPAGMANARTAARILRRAVEVARATESRAREHFNETALAHPVDELATRFATVHKGLRKLRAPYRRDRRAAAEIGRPDVRRSQVVANLGAASAWKKSTEKLDQAEEEHARILGRHWRRLDTDFDAIERALDTADEVMRVTPPEALPAVTERVSAATPNNAIIRIVSEAGQEFDRWTAALHPPPEPAPRPQLAAGPIHDAITWLRSHVDPLTAAAELVQAYSAAAGRDFTLAESAAIGMLRESAADAAAVLSADAGGYGRVLGPVFQGIQTDVEALASAMAWTAEARSIRTGADTAFTPAQAAALSRSRPTDALPSRVAEWQAARDWLLRAFAPRRHPSLTAALDDYEQAGKLIRALIEDGDGQQEWFEYQAARTVLTEHGLDAVIDFCAREDLPVAQILPVLGRALFQSWVDTAIREDDRLPPLDAAARERLVEEFRHWDERLQRAAAADVMNAVDELQPTGAVAGEAALLRTSAAQTARRLPVRDLIGQTRNATLAVKPCVLTVPADVSRLLPADLIFDVVIIDEASRVPIPDAVTCVFRGASFIVAGDDRQLTALPTPGGGRSILELAIGCAAFGVLDLGTHYRSRHESLITFANHTFYQRALNTFPPVAPAGPDTGVQLFPADTDTGTGEHDVAGMVAGRVAHHFVTRPELSLGVIACTPELAAEIETAVADMVIPPEHDRLRGFFVKDLDTVQGDERDVIILAIGAELGGLAGADGWRRLNVATTRAARRIEVISSIRAHDLPDTEEMRPLAGYLDYATRGEAALGLDEPGPEGQTPFEESVRDVVRSWGYRVRTRVGTGAFRIDLAVCRSPRRNAPFVLGIECDGTTYDSAPAARDRDRLREQVLRDHGWRLHRIWGTAWYLDREREEQRLQAAIEQALAGLPPEDAAPELTVEVGDAAGGETWAEQREPVTVTSEGYAEQVPDYAAIVSTGGYEDLVPDYAAGGSVAGYAEDLFDLAPAGSGPEEAGQATDLPMAGIPDGFGESEEDLAASEPDFGTVADVDLDMTVDMATPIPVEDDAFDAEVEEFAEEVAETVAEAIAEVGEEADAYRAGAEDVEQHAAEEWDGVPASRAGEMPAAEPDRGPAWPTWPDEPSEPGVRIGPGQEQPFTAAPTGPAAAGSAASAGSVAQEEQVPAFERVSRAHMWPVSPDQVPAMAEPDLEPAAEGTGAFAESAAERPAGFAEPADDEPRIVAAVFERVSRAEQGSVGSVLFERAAGEPRAPRVVYERRERSGQPSSGSMLFERGAGETGEPQVTRPVFERVSRTEPGVARSAFERVSHTDEPDGPAGDAGREAPSHADSDAMGPAEGPRVSPVVFKRVSRADEPGIGSARAGEPRVSPAVFERVSRDQETAAEDGTGAVLGRVTRTEMGEEAGMNVAPAVFERVSREDVAGAEAAERARERERAREAGLARQASLAEQMVRAREAAVRTRSAEARKSTEGASRKGTGGAAVKGGHGPEEWAQPYRTAELAPLPAGAGLTDAGTRERIVEAIRRIAEVEGPVHITIALQRMREQWALTRITKQARAVVDAAIDESGVGWDGEFLSDPGQLAPVVRLRAEGVARKADQIADSELRIALEQLVVDAGAIDVDGLLAATGRLYGWASRRSTGVDARLTTIIAGLVADGRLLRRADGLSAAHDLPDPLSLPRHDAVPGRSSRRRSRT from the coding sequence ATGCGGTGGGATGATGCTGACGGGCTGACCGGGCGGCCGGATGCGCGCGTACGCGGAGTGCTGGAGACCTGGCGTACCGGTCTGCTCGACCTCAGCGCCATCAACCCGCTCATCCACGTCGACCCGTGGGGCGCCGGCGTGGTGGCGATCGACGACCCCTCACCACGCAGCGTCCTCGAAGCCCTCCAGCAGGGCCGCGAGTGCGGCTTCCTCGGCGTCGAGGAACAGGCGGAGGGACCCCGGCCACGGGTCACCAACGCCTTCCAGACCCACATGACCGACGCCGAGATGGACGCCACCCTGCGCGTGCTCAGCCGCCGGGCCCACCGCGACGAGCTCGAGTACGGCATGTCCACGCTCTTCCTCGCCGTCGGCACCCTGCACTGGGCGGACGACCAGCGTGAGTACGCCAGCCCGATCCTGCTGCTCCCGGTGGACCTGGTCAGCACCGGCCCGCTGGACTACCCCCGGCTGCGCGCCCGCCCGGACGATCCGCTGGTCAACCCGGCGCTCGCCGTCCGGCTCAAGCGGATGGGCGTCGAACTGCCCGCCGTCGAGAGCCTGACCGGCCTCGACGTCACCGTCTTCTGGGCCCGGCTGGACGCCGCGATCAGCGGGCACCAGGAGTGGCACACCGACGAGGCCATCCTGCTGTCCCGGTTCACCGTCCACCGCGAGGTCGTCTACCAGGACCTGGTCGACAACGAGCGGCAGATCCTCGCCCACCCGGTGGTCCGCGCGCTGGCCACCGACGCCCGGGCGCAGATCGACGCGTTCAAGTTCGAGCCGATCCCCGGCCGGCGCATCGACGACGTCGCCTCACCCGACGACGTCCCGCTCGTCCTCGACGCCGACGCCGCCCAGCGGGCCTGCATCGCGGCCGCCATGTCCGGCCGCAGCTTCGTGATGCGCGGCGCCCCCGGCACCGGCAAGTCGCAGACCATCGCCAACATGATCGCCGGCCTGATCTTCGCCGGGAAACGGGTCCTGCTGGTCTCCGAGAAGGCCGCCGCCCTGGACGTGGTCAAGGAGCGGCTGGCCGGCGTCGGGCTCGACGACTACCTGCTCGAACTGCACAGCGAACACAGCGGCCGCGACCGGGTCGCGACCACCCTCGCCGCCGCCCTCGACTTCATCCCGCTCCCACCGCCCGGCCTGTCCACCGACGAGCGGGAGGAACTGCGCGACCACCGGATACGGCTCAACGCGTACGCCGAGGCGATGAACGAGGTCCGCGAACCGCTCGGCCACCGCCTGCACGACGTCCTCGGCATGTGCGCGCAGATGATCGACGTACCGCCCGCCCCCGTCCCGCCGGCCCTCCCGGTCCCGCTCACCACCCAGTCGTTGCAGACCGTCCGCGACGCCGCCGAACGGATCGGCCGCGCCTGGCGTCCCGCGTTGCAGGGCGAGGACTTCCTGTGGCGTGAGGTGATCGACCACAACCGGCTCGACGCCCGCCTGCACCAGGCACAGACCGCCCTCGACCACCTCGCCGGAGCGGTCGGCACGGACCCGATGGCGTCCGCCTTCCGGCCCCGCGACCTGGCCGACGCGATCGCCCTCACCACCCTGATCGGCCACGCCGCCCGCCGCCCCGCCGAAGCCGCCGACGAGTGGCTCATCATGGACAGCCTGGAACCGGTGGCCCGCGCCGCCGAGAACCTGCTGCACCACCTCGAGGCACTGCACCAGGCCGGGGAAGCGGTCCGGGCACGATCCGGCGTCACCTGGGAGTCGCTGCCCATCCCCGGCAAGCTGCCGATCGTGCCGACCCTCGTACACCTCGACCCGCCGGCGATCGAACTGCTGCCGCTCACCGCCGCCCAGGCCCGCGGCCTGGCCCGCCGCTTCGCCGAGGAGGCCGACCGGCTGGAACAGCATCAGCACAGCCTGGACCGGGTCACCGCCCGGCTCGGGCTGCCCAACGTGATCGCCTTCTCCGACATCCACCGGGTCTCCGACATCGTCGGCCTGCTGACCCGGCCCGACAAACCGGAGCCCACCTGGTTCAGCCCGGCCGGGATGGCGAACGCCCGCACCGCCGCCCGGATCCTGCGCCGCGCCGTCGAGGTGGCCAGGGCCACCGAGTCCAGGGCGCGCGAGCACTTCAACGAGACGGCGCTCGCCCACCCGGTCGACGAACTGGCCACCCGGTTCGCCACCGTGCACAAGGGACTTCGGAAACTTCGGGCGCCCTACCGGCGGGACCGGAGGGCGGCCGCCGAGATCGGCCGGCCGGACGTCAGACGCTCGCAGGTGGTCGCCAACCTCGGCGCCGCGTCCGCCTGGAAGAAGTCGACAGAGAAGCTGGACCAGGCGGAAGAGGAACACGCCCGGATCCTGGGCCGCCACTGGCGCCGCCTGGACACCGACTTCGACGCCATCGAGCGGGCCCTCGACACCGCCGACGAGGTGATGCGGGTGACCCCGCCGGAGGCCCTGCCCGCCGTCACCGAACGGGTCAGCGCCGCCACCCCGAACAACGCGATCATCCGGATCGTCAGCGAGGCCGGCCAGGAATTCGACCGATGGACCGCCGCCCTGCACCCGCCACCCGAGCCCGCGCCCCGGCCACAGCTCGCCGCCGGGCCGATCCACGACGCGATCACCTGGTTGCGCTCACACGTCGACCCACTGACCGCCGCGGCCGAACTCGTCCAAGCCTACAGCGCGGCCGCCGGACGGGACTTCACCCTCGCCGAGTCGGCCGCCATCGGCATGCTGCGGGAGAGCGCCGCCGACGCGGCCGCCGTCCTGTCCGCCGACGCCGGCGGGTACGGCCGGGTGCTCGGGCCGGTGTTCCAGGGCATCCAGACCGACGTCGAGGCACTGGCCTCCGCGATGGCCTGGACCGCCGAGGCCCGCAGCATCCGGACCGGCGCCGACACGGCGTTCACCCCCGCGCAGGCCGCCGCCCTGTCCCGATCCCGGCCCACCGACGCGCTGCCCTCCCGGGTCGCCGAATGGCAGGCCGCCCGGGACTGGCTCCTGCGCGCCTTCGCCCCGCGCCGGCACCCGTCGCTGACCGCCGCCCTGGACGACTACGAGCAGGCCGGGAAACTGATCCGGGCGCTGATCGAGGACGGCGACGGGCAGCAGGAGTGGTTCGAGTACCAGGCCGCCCGTACCGTCCTGACCGAACACGGGCTGGACGCCGTCATCGACTTCTGCGCCCGCGAGGACCTGCCGGTCGCGCAGATCCTGCCGGTGCTCGGGCGCGCCCTCTTCCAGTCCTGGGTGGACACCGCGATCCGCGAGGACGACCGACTCCCACCGCTCGACGCCGCCGCCCGCGAACGGCTGGTCGAGGAGTTCCGCCACTGGGACGAGCGACTGCAACGCGCCGCGGCCGCCGACGTGATGAACGCCGTCGACGAACTCCAGCCGACCGGCGCCGTCGCCGGCGAGGCCGCCCTGCTGCGGACCTCCGCCGCACAGACCGCCCGCCGCCTGCCGGTTCGCGATCTGATCGGGCAGACCCGCAACGCCACCCTCGCGGTCAAACCCTGCGTGCTCACCGTGCCGGCCGATGTCAGCCGCCTGCTGCCCGCCGACCTGATCTTCGACGTGGTGATCATCGACGAGGCGTCCCGGGTACCCATCCCGGATGCCGTCACCTGCGTCTTCCGCGGCGCCTCGTTCATCGTGGCCGGCGACGACCGGCAGCTCACCGCCCTGCCCACCCCCGGCGGCGGCCGGTCCATCCTCGAACTCGCCATCGGCTGCGCCGCGTTCGGAGTCCTCGACCTGGGCACCCACTACCGCAGCCGGCACGAGTCGCTGATCACCTTCGCCAACCACACCTTCTACCAGCGGGCGCTCAACACCTTCCCGCCGGTCGCGCCGGCCGGACCGGACACCGGCGTCCAGCTCTTCCCGGCCGACACCGACACCGGCACCGGCGAGCACGACGTGGCCGGGATGGTCGCCGGGCGGGTCGCGCACCACTTCGTCACCCGCCCCGAACTCTCCCTCGGCGTCATCGCCTGCACCCCCGAACTCGCCGCCGAGATCGAGACCGCCGTCGCCGACATGGTCATCCCGCCGGAACACGACCGGCTCCGCGGCTTCTTCGTCAAGGACCTGGACACCGTCCAGGGCGACGAACGCGACGTGATCATCCTCGCCATCGGCGCCGAACTGGGCGGACTGGCCGGCGCCGACGGCTGGCGGCGGCTCAACGTCGCCACCACCCGGGCCGCCCGCCGGATCGAGGTGATCTCCTCGATCCGGGCCCACGACCTGCCCGACACCGAGGAGATGCGCCCGCTCGCCGGATACCTCGACTACGCGACCCGCGGCGAGGCGGCACTCGGCCTCGACGAGCCGGGCCCCGAGGGACAGACCCCGTTCGAGGAGTCGGTCCGCGACGTGGTGCGGTCCTGGGGCTACCGGGTGCGTACCCGGGTCGGCACCGGCGCCTTCCGCATCGACCTGGCGGTATGCCGCTCGCCCCGCCGCAACGCGCCGTTCGTGCTCGGCATCGAGTGCGACGGAACCACCTACGACTCGGCGCCCGCCGCCCGCGACCGCGACCGGCTCCGCGAGCAGGTGCTGCGCGACCACGGCTGGCGGCTGCACCGGATCTGGGGCACCGCCTGGTACCTCGACCGGGAACGCGAGGAACAGCGCCTACAGGCCGCCATCGAGCAGGCGCTGGCCGGCCTGCCACCGGAGGACGCGGCGCCCGAACTGACCGTCGAGGTCGGGGACGCCGCCGGCGGCGAGACGTGGGCCGAGCAGCGCGAGCCGGTCACTGTCACCTCAGAGGGGTACGCCGAGCAGGTGCCGGACTATGCGGCGATCGTCTCCACCGGCGGGTATGAGGATTTGGTGCCGGATTACGCGGCAGGCGGTTCCGTTGCCGGGTATGCCGAGGATCTGTTCGATCTGGCCCCGGCCGGATCCGGTCCGGAGGAGGCCGGTCAGGCCACGGATCTGCCGATGGCCGGGATCCCGGACGGGTTCGGCGAATCGGAGGAGGACCTCGCGGCGTCGGAACCGGACTTCGGGACGGTCGCCGACGTCGACCTGGACATGACCGTCGACATGGCGACCCCCATCCCCGTCGAGGACGACGCGTTCGACGCCGAGGTGGAGGAATTCGCCGAGGAGGTGGCCGAAACCGTGGCCGAGGCGATCGCCGAGGTCGGCGAGGAGGCGGACGCCTACCGGGCCGGGGCCGAGGACGTCGAACAGCACGCCGCCGAGGAGTGGGACGGCGTTCCCGCTTCCCGGGCCGGGGAGATGCCGGCCGCCGAACCGGACCGGGGGCCCGCGTGGCCGACCTGGCCGGACGAGCCGTCGGAGCCCGGCGTGCGGATCGGCCCCGGCCAGGAGCAGCCCTTCACCGCCGCACCCACCGGCCCGGCCGCCGCCGGTTCGGCCGCGTCGGCCGGTTCGGTTGCCCAGGAGGAGCAGGTTCCAGCGTTCGAGCGGGTCAGCCGGGCCCACATGTGGCCGGTATCGCCGGATCAGGTTCCGGCGATGGCCGAGCCCGATCTCGAACCCGCGGCCGAAGGAACGGGCGCTTTCGCGGAATCGGCTGCCGAGAGGCCGGCCGGCTTCGCGGAACCGGCCGACGACGAGCCGCGAATCGTGGCCGCCGTGTTCGAGCGGGTCAGCCGGGCCGAGCAGGGCTCGGTGGGCTCCGTGCTCTTCGAACGCGCGGCCGGGGAGCCGCGCGCCCCGCGGGTGGTGTACGAGCGGAGGGAACGGTCCGGGCAGCCCTCCTCGGGTTCGATGCTGTTCGAGCGCGGGGCGGGGGAGACCGGCGAGCCACAGGTGACCCGCCCGGTCTTCGAACGCGTCAGCCGGACGGAGCCGGGGGTCGCACGCTCGGCGTTCGAGCGGGTGAGCCACACGGACGAGCCAGACGGCCCCGCCGGGGACGCCGGCCGGGAGGCGCCGTCCCATGCGGATTCCGATGCGATGGGCCCGGCCGAGGGCCCCCGTGTCTCGCCGGTTGTCTTCAAGCGTGTGAGCAGGGCAGACGAGCCGGGCATCGGTTCGGCGAGGGCTGGGGAGCCCCGTGTCTCGCCAGCTGTCTTCGAGCGGGTGAGCCGGGATCAGGAGACCGCCGCCGAGGACGGGACCGGGGCGGTTCTCGGGCGCGTCACCCGTACCGAAATGGGGGAAGAGGCCGGGATGAACGTTGCTCCCGCCGTCTTCGAAAGGGTGAGCAGGGAGGACGTGGCGGGGGCCGAGGCGGCGGAACGGGCGCGGGAAAGGGAGCGGGCCCGGGAAGCGGGGCTGGCCCGGCAGGCGTCGCTCGCCGAGCAGATGGTGCGGGCCCGGGAGGCCGCGGTGCGGACCCGGTCGGCCGAGGCGAGGAAGTCCACCGAGGGCGCCTCCCGGAAGGGGACCGGCGGCGCGGCCGTGAAGGGTGGGCACGGGCCGGAGGAGTGGGCTCAGCCGTACCGGACAGCGGAACTCGCCCCGCTCCCGGCCGGAGCCGGTCTCACCGACGCGGGCACCCGCGAGCGGATCGTCGAGGCGATCCGGCGGATCGCCGAGGTGGAGGGGCCGGTCCACATCACGATCGCGCTGCAACGGATGCGTGAACAGTGGGCGCTGACCCGGATCACGAAGCAGGCGCGGGCTGTCGTGGACGCGGCCATCGACGAGTCCGGGGTGGGGTGGGACGGCGAGTTCCTCAGCGACCCCGGCCAGCTGGCGCCGGTGGTGCGGTTGCGGGCCGAGGGGGTGGCCCGCAAGGCGGACCAGATCGCCGACTCGGAGCTGAGGATCGCCCTGGAACAGCTGGTCGTCGATGCGGGCGCGATCGACGTGGACGGGCTGCTCGCCGCGACCGGACGCCTCTACGGCTGGGCGTCGCGGCGGTCGACCGGGGTGGACGCCCGGCTCACCACGATCATCGCCGGCCTGGTCGCCGACGGGCGGCTGCTGCGCCGAGCCGACGGGCTCAGCGCCGCACACGATCTGCCGGATCCGCTGTCGCTGCCGCGGCACGACGCCGTCCCGGGCCGGTCGAGCCGGCGCCGGTCCCGTACCTGA
- a CDS encoding NADP-dependent oxidoreductase: MREIRLASRPVGWPTVDNFELAETEVPEPGPGQVLIRNAFMSVDPYMRGRMNDVKSYIPPFQVGRPLDGGAVGEVVASNADGVPVGAFVSHNLGWREFAAADATRVQVVDPAAAPSLSAYLGLLGMTGLTAYVGLLDIAQFREGDTVFVSGAAGAVGSVVGQIARLRGAKRVIGSAGSAEKARHLVDDLGFDAAFNYRDAPVREQLRAAAPDGIDVYFDNVGGDHLEAAIGSLNKFGRVALCGAIAQYNDTTPAAAPRNLAAAIGKELNLRGFIVGNHGHRAPDFVAEVGGWLRDGRITARETIVDGLENAPEAFLGLLRGENTGKMVVRL, translated from the coding sequence ATGAGAGAGATCCGCCTCGCGTCCCGCCCCGTGGGCTGGCCCACCGTCGACAACTTCGAGCTCGCCGAGACCGAGGTCCCCGAGCCCGGCCCCGGCCAGGTGCTGATCCGCAACGCCTTCATGTCCGTCGACCCGTACATGCGGGGCCGGATGAACGATGTGAAGTCCTACATCCCGCCGTTCCAGGTGGGCCGCCCGCTGGACGGCGGCGCGGTCGGCGAGGTGGTCGCCTCCAACGCCGACGGTGTGCCGGTGGGCGCCTTCGTCAGCCACAACCTGGGCTGGCGGGAGTTCGCGGCGGCCGACGCCACCCGGGTGCAGGTGGTCGACCCGGCCGCGGCCCCGAGCCTCTCCGCCTACCTGGGGCTGCTCGGGATGACCGGCCTCACGGCGTACGTCGGGCTGTTGGACATCGCGCAATTCCGCGAGGGTGACACCGTCTTCGTGTCCGGCGCGGCCGGCGCGGTGGGCAGCGTCGTCGGCCAGATCGCCCGGCTCCGCGGAGCGAAGCGCGTGATCGGCAGCGCCGGTTCCGCGGAGAAGGCCCGCCACCTGGTCGACGACCTCGGTTTCGACGCCGCGTTCAACTACCGGGACGCCCCGGTGCGCGAGCAGTTGCGCGCGGCCGCGCCGGACGGCATCGACGTGTATTTCGACAACGTCGGTGGCGACCACCTGGAGGCCGCGATCGGCTCGCTGAACAAGTTCGGCCGGGTGGCGCTCTGCGGCGCGATCGCGCAGTACAACGACACCACCCCGGCGGCCGCGCCGCGCAACCTGGCGGCGGCCATCGGCAAGGAGCTCAACCTGCGCGGCTTCATCGTCGGCAACCACGGGCACCGGGCCCCCGACTTCGTCGCCGAGGTGGGCGGCTGGCTGCGCGACGGCCGGATCACCGCCCGGGAGACGATCGTGGACGGGCTGGAGAACGCGCCGGAGGCGTTCCTCGGTCTGCTTCGTGGGGAGAACACCGGCAAGATGGTGGTCCGGCTCTAG
- a CDS encoding TetR/AcrR family transcriptional regulator, producing MSTLPGPGRRRGPSKGDQRERAILETARTLLARKPLADITIDELAAGADISRSSFYFYFDSKLAVVVALLHGLTGELGRDSGPWLEGSGPDEAALRRSLTTLAVLWRDQGRLISGALAAAPGCPPLAEWRAGLRAAHVERLAARISRDRAAGLAPDGPAPSVLAGLVDDLRTAAFAAAADPEALVDDLVTVELRMLYGDFRIPHPIR from the coding sequence ATGAGCACACTTCCCGGCCCCGGCCGGCGCCGCGGCCCCAGCAAGGGTGACCAGCGCGAACGCGCCATCCTGGAGACGGCGCGCACCCTGCTGGCCCGGAAGCCCCTCGCCGACATCACCATCGACGAGCTGGCCGCCGGCGCGGACATCTCCCGGTCCAGCTTCTACTTCTATTTCGACTCGAAGCTCGCGGTGGTGGTGGCGCTGCTGCACGGGCTCACCGGCGAGCTGGGCCGCGACTCCGGCCCGTGGCTGGAGGGCTCCGGCCCGGACGAGGCGGCGCTGCGCCGGTCGCTGACCACGCTCGCCGTGCTCTGGCGCGATCAGGGCCGGCTGATCTCCGGCGCGCTGGCCGCCGCTCCCGGCTGCCCGCCGCTGGCCGAGTGGCGGGCCGGGCTGCGGGCCGCCCACGTGGAGCGGCTCGCCGCCCGGATCAGCCGGGACCGGGCCGCCGGCCTGGCGCCGGACGGGCCGGCGCCAAGCGTGCTGGCCGGGCTGGTCGACGATCTGCGGACCGCCGCGTTCGCCGCCGCCGCCGATCCGGAGGCGCTGGTGGACGACCTGGTCACGGTCGAGTTGCGGATGCTCTACGGCGATTTCCGGATTCCCCACCCGATCCGGTGA
- a CDS encoding NADPH-dependent F420 reductase: MRIGVIGAGRLGGTLARWCAESGHEVAVTSRHPERLRAEMDGDGAPLRVMPIPEAAAFGDVVIFSPNWSSAREAIDMTRDAIADKVVIDVTNPEPDGEPGPGGLAGIGMPGGLSGLETLIEWAPEAHWAKAFNTMSTEVLNRRRGHDPLLTEYVCTDQLDAREATVRIIRDLGFAPFYVGGPHAALLTETGGPLRMLEVDVQDATDALAGALVTLH, translated from the coding sequence ATGCGTATCGGTGTCATTGGAGCGGGTCGGCTCGGCGGCACTCTTGCCAGGTGGTGCGCCGAGAGTGGGCACGAGGTCGCGGTCACCTCGCGTCATCCGGAGCGGTTGCGTGCCGAGATGGACGGCGACGGCGCGCCGCTGCGGGTGATGCCGATCCCCGAGGCGGCCGCCTTCGGCGACGTGGTCATCTTCAGCCCGAACTGGTCCTCGGCGCGGGAGGCGATCGACATGACCCGCGACGCGATCGCCGACAAGGTGGTCATCGACGTGACCAACCCGGAGCCGGACGGCGAACCGGGGCCGGGCGGCCTGGCCGGGATCGGCATGCCGGGCGGGCTGAGCGGCCTGGAGACCCTGATCGAGTGGGCGCCCGAGGCGCACTGGGCCAAGGCGTTCAACACCATGTCGACCGAGGTGCTCAACCGCCGGCGCGGGCATGACCCGCTACTGACCGAGTACGTCTGCACCGATCAGCTGGACGCCCGCGAGGCCACCGTCCGGATCATCCGGGATCTCGGGTTCGCCCCGTTCTACGTGGGCGGCCCTCACGCCGCGCTGCTCACCGAGACCGGCGGCCCGCTGCGGATGCTCGAGGTCGACGTGCAGGACGCCACCGACGCGCTGGCCGGCGCCCTCGTCACGCTGCACTGA
- a CDS encoding ArsR/SmtB family transcription factor translates to MVVDSGVADADRVFHALADATRRDILTRVIRSGMSVSELARLYPMSFAAVQKHVVVLERAALVSKTRRGREQIVRGEVEALRRVARLLDAYERLWRHRAAAIEEILEEEQ, encoded by the coding sequence ATGGTTGTAGATTCCGGGGTTGCCGACGCCGACCGCGTCTTCCACGCCCTGGCCGACGCGACCCGGCGCGACATCCTGACCCGGGTGATCCGCAGCGGGATGTCCGTCTCGGAGCTGGCCCGTCTCTATCCGATGAGCTTCGCCGCGGTGCAGAAGCACGTCGTGGTTCTGGAGCGGGCCGCCCTGGTCAGCAAGACCCGGCGCGGACGGGAGCAGATCGTGCGGGGAGAGGTCGAGGCGCTGCGCCGGGTGGCGCGGCTGCTGGACGCCTACGAGCGGTTGTGGCGGCATCGGGCCGCCGCCATCGAGGAGATCCTGGAGGAGGAGCAGTGA
- a CDS encoding SRPBCC family protein, whose amino-acid sequence MTVISSTKDVGALTLTFVAEFAAPVDRVWQVWADPRKLERWWGPPTWPATFDRYDFKPGGAVRYHMTGPDGTKARGWWAITDIDEPSRLEFDDGFAGDDGEPVDPEDVTHAVVTLEAAGPGTRMTTVSTFRSAEQLERMAEMGMEEGMRLAMGQIDAILAD is encoded by the coding sequence GTGACGGTCATCAGCAGCACCAAGGACGTCGGCGCGCTGACGCTGACCTTCGTCGCCGAGTTCGCGGCGCCGGTGGACCGGGTCTGGCAGGTCTGGGCCGATCCGCGCAAGCTGGAGCGCTGGTGGGGCCCGCCGACCTGGCCGGCCACCTTCGACCGGTACGACTTCAAGCCCGGTGGCGCGGTCCGCTACCACATGACCGGGCCGGACGGGACGAAGGCGCGGGGCTGGTGGGCGATCACCGACATCGACGAGCCGTCCCGTCTGGAGTTCGACGACGGGTTCGCCGGCGACGACGGCGAGCCGGTGGACCCGGAGGACGTCACGCACGCCGTGGTCACCCTGGAGGCGGCCGGCCCGGGCACCCGGATGACGACGGTCTCCACCTTCCGCAGCGCGGAGCAGCTGGAACGGATGGCCGAAATGGGCATGGAGGAGGGCATGCGGCTCGCGATGGGCCAGATCGACGCGATCCTCGCGGACTGA